In one Scyliorhinus canicula chromosome 3, sScyCan1.1, whole genome shotgun sequence genomic region, the following are encoded:
- the tifa gene encoding TRAF-interacting protein with FHA domain-containing protein A isoform X1 gives MIIIAFAEMSTCNTMSFENADTEETITCLIINVYHPQAGVFKSLNCIEKQKYRAEEMIKFGRDTKVCHFPLMDKRASRMQFVIQAFRHNESSELCFEIKNTSLRAKLCVNNEILDHLNKIDLPRKCVLRFGNYQFYLEKDDGEAREHFEIFIKLSLVPFCEEINVETLTHPVPEIGILDIVNTPAPESQIQTAVEIDENEMT, from the coding sequence atgattattattgctTTTGCAGAAATGTCAACGTGCAACACAATGTCTTTTGAAAATGCTGACACTGAAGAGACCATTACCTGTCTTATTATCAATGTTTACCACCCCCAGGCAGGGGTATTTAAGTCCCTGAATTGCATTGAGAAACAGAAGTACCGAGCTGAGGAAATGATAAAGTTTGGCCGTGATACAAAAGTATGTCATTTTCCCCTCATGGACAAACGTGCCTCTCGAATGCAGTTCGTCATCCAAGCTTTCCGACACAACGAGAGCTCAGAACTCTGTTTTGAAATCAAAAATACAAGCTTGAGGGCTAAACTGTGTGTCAATAATGAAATTCTGGATCACCTCAATAAGATCGATTTACCAAGGAAGTGTGTTTTACGGTTTGGGAACTATCAGTTCTATCTGGAAAAAGATGACGGGGAAGCCAGGGAACACTTTGAAATCTTCATCAAACTTTCCCTAGTTCCATTTTGTGAAGAGATCAATGTGGAGACCCTAACACACCCTGTTCCTGAAATTGGCATTTTGGATATTGTAAATACTCCAGCTCCTGAAAGCCAAATTCAGACTGCAGTTGAgattgatgaaaatgaaatgacatAA
- the tifa gene encoding TRAF-interacting protein with FHA domain-containing protein A isoform X2: protein MFREMSTCNTMSFENADTEETITCLIINVYHPQAGVFKSLNCIEKQKYRAEEMIKFGRDTKVCHFPLMDKRASRMQFVIQAFRHNESSELCFEIKNTSLRAKLCVNNEILDHLNKIDLPRKCVLRFGNYQFYLEKDDGEAREHFEIFIKLSLVPFCEEINVETLTHPVPEIGILDIVNTPAPESQIQTAVEIDENEMT, encoded by the coding sequence AAATGTCAACGTGCAACACAATGTCTTTTGAAAATGCTGACACTGAAGAGACCATTACCTGTCTTATTATCAATGTTTACCACCCCCAGGCAGGGGTATTTAAGTCCCTGAATTGCATTGAGAAACAGAAGTACCGAGCTGAGGAAATGATAAAGTTTGGCCGTGATACAAAAGTATGTCATTTTCCCCTCATGGACAAACGTGCCTCTCGAATGCAGTTCGTCATCCAAGCTTTCCGACACAACGAGAGCTCAGAACTCTGTTTTGAAATCAAAAATACAAGCTTGAGGGCTAAACTGTGTGTCAATAATGAAATTCTGGATCACCTCAATAAGATCGATTTACCAAGGAAGTGTGTTTTACGGTTTGGGAACTATCAGTTCTATCTGGAAAAAGATGACGGGGAAGCCAGGGAACACTTTGAAATCTTCATCAAACTTTCCCTAGTTCCATTTTGTGAAGAGATCAATGTGGAGACCCTAACACACCCTGTTCCTGAAATTGGCATTTTGGATATTGTAAATACTCCAGCTCCTGAAAGCCAAATTCAGACTGCAGTTGAgattgatgaaaatgaaatgacatAA
- the tifa gene encoding TRAF-interacting protein with FHA domain-containing protein A isoform X3 — translation MSTCNTMSFENADTEETITCLIINVYHPQAGVFKSLNCIEKQKYRAEEMIKFGRDTKVCHFPLMDKRASRMQFVIQAFRHNESSELCFEIKNTSLRAKLCVNNEILDHLNKIDLPRKCVLRFGNYQFYLEKDDGEAREHFEIFIKLSLVPFCEEINVETLTHPVPEIGILDIVNTPAPESQIQTAVEIDENEMT, via the coding sequence ATGTCAACGTGCAACACAATGTCTTTTGAAAATGCTGACACTGAAGAGACCATTACCTGTCTTATTATCAATGTTTACCACCCCCAGGCAGGGGTATTTAAGTCCCTGAATTGCATTGAGAAACAGAAGTACCGAGCTGAGGAAATGATAAAGTTTGGCCGTGATACAAAAGTATGTCATTTTCCCCTCATGGACAAACGTGCCTCTCGAATGCAGTTCGTCATCCAAGCTTTCCGACACAACGAGAGCTCAGAACTCTGTTTTGAAATCAAAAATACAAGCTTGAGGGCTAAACTGTGTGTCAATAATGAAATTCTGGATCACCTCAATAAGATCGATTTACCAAGGAAGTGTGTTTTACGGTTTGGGAACTATCAGTTCTATCTGGAAAAAGATGACGGGGAAGCCAGGGAACACTTTGAAATCTTCATCAAACTTTCCCTAGTTCCATTTTGTGAAGAGATCAATGTGGAGACCCTAACACACCCTGTTCCTGAAATTGGCATTTTGGATATTGTAAATACTCCAGCTCCTGAAAGCCAAATTCAGACTGCAGTTGAgattgatgaaaatgaaatgacatAA